From the genome of Notolabrus celidotus isolate fNotCel1 chromosome 5, fNotCel1.pri, whole genome shotgun sequence, one region includes:
- the LOC117812601 gene encoding uncharacterized protein LOC117812601 translates to MDRITESIWQRRIQHGVRYQKSEVPFPESVQLGLEYNASLEKKKLDVSLLTNGVMLELWDFARCVTRSEALFLFEVLELNFDLGLDAMDDAKYSDYRRRVHNKTKLMWSQVKLKPDRWKETFILPELIDERSAETGSERRGSYRDKTFDILVLSAGSKNSQTSEDHEGIGEELFLRKRGRPRSKITGEAFPCCKELGVTLFIQPENTPKKKLHVDLLTKGVMLELLNFSRVTCGTLPGIVYDLVKLNFGHELNKALLRFHINKIIERKSACQVEEERDVFLKEPFLSLSQKRKKLYQKRKNPEQDYEELERLALPKKRRSALRDRESKGTEFLQDNDLSYMCPVDFEMEMMSDVETSRAEEATSGTEEETFGTSAEETQVTVEERWVESEETLTAAEGKTSATTEETALAVVIKEEEEEVFVSSVQPQINVSDSKLFDGHHKNTALTEVSELFSADKNLDQNVITPKQRLWIRRALRSRQILRSSRVTDQFASCRAMGLDFNVGSGCKQKVCVQLFTNSMLCEILKFATAMKKSVHSFLCEILENNFHILYQDEQRQRYFVVYMSSKVRCLQNHPARHSVEFLDSPCKFLESFIMVDGTGDFQTGRMFGEQKGKLDPAASAKTQQGESDPHPYCRKIGLDLWSTDQRPADRKLDLTSLTKGGLFEIYSHVKYLCGTVRETVNDILEHNFDLDLQNTESNDSKAIQQWYWIHKLVMVKPSSSSKSKVWLKKRVPLTVNSQLGQQPTFRDCLEDPDTEDSMSDEELSAFNGNVADENSGYCICEEIGLDLIVGTKPKGKPKLDLRVLTRGLLFEIHQYALRNSSQYIPTLYQILEYNFDLSSQSHRRVEFAWSIASQVLGIAGKVSRKGNYLDGAVELPFEFPESSKMVCKEECDYTELDSCENLDVTFVRELKPVDIEVEIQ, encoded by the coding sequence ATGGACAGAATTACAGAGAGCATCTGGCAGCGCCGCATCCAACATGGTGTCAGGTACCAGAAAAGTGAAGTCCCGTTCCCAGAGTCGGTCCAGCTCGGCCTAGAGTACAACGCATCGTTGGAAAAGAAGAAGTTAGATGTGTCTCTCCTAACGAACGGTGTGATGCTGGAGCTTTGGGACTTCGCCAGGTGTGTCACCAGGTCTGAGGCTCTGTTCTTATTTGAAGTCCTTGAGTTGAACTTTGACCTCGGCTTGGATGCGATGGATGACGCAAAATACTCGGACTACAGGAGAAGAgttcacaataaaacaaagctGATGTGGAGCCAGGTCAAGTTGAAACCTGACAGGTGGAAAGAAACCTTCATTCTACCAGAGCTGATAGATGAAAGATCAGCAGAGACTGGATCGGAGCGGCGGGGAAGCTACAGGGACAAGACCTTTGATATCTTAGTCCTCTCTGCGGGAAGCAAGAACAGCCAGACGTCAGAAGATCACGAGGGTATCGGAGAGGAGTTGTTCCTGAGGAAACGTGGAAGACCGCGGTCAAAAATAACAGGTGAAGCCTTCCCGTGCTGTAAAGAATTAGGGGTGACTTTATTTATCCAACCAGAAAACACACCCAAAAAGAAACTACACGTTGATCTGCTCACCAAAGGTGTGATGTTAGAGCTGCTCAACTTCTCCAGAGTGACCTGTGGAACACTCCCTGGGATTGTTTATGACCTGGTCAAGCTAAACTTTGGTCATGAGCTGAATAAAGCGCTGCTCCGTTTTCACATAAACAAGATCATCGAGCGAAAGAGCGCCTGccaagtagaagaagaaagggaTGTTTTTCTAAAGGAGCCGTTTCTATCTCTGAGCCAAAAACGAAAAAAACTTTACCAGAAGAGGAAAAATCCTGAACAAGATTACGAAGAACTTGAAAGACTCGCTTTGCCCAAGAAGAGACGGTCAGCGCTGCGAGACAGGGAAAGTAAAGGGACAGAGTTTCTGCAGGATAACGATCTGTCGTACATGTGTCCTGTGGATTTTGAAATGGAAATGATGTCAGATGTGGAGACGTCAAGAGCAGAGGAAGCAACATCAGGAACGGAAGAAGAAACATTTGGAACATCAGCAGAGGAGACACAGGTCACAGTAGAAGAAAGATGGGTAGAATCAGAAGAAACCTTGACAGCAGCTGAAGGAAAGACATCGGCAACCACAGAAGAAACGGCCTTAGCGGTGGTtataaaggaagaagaagaagaggttttTGTTTCCTCAGTGCAACCTCAAATAAACGTCTCTGACTCCAAACTCTTTGACGGCCATCACAAGAACACCGCCCTCACAGAAGTCTCTGAACTGTTTTCTGCAGACAAAAATCTGGACCAAAATGTAATAACGCCAAAACAGAGGCTTTGGATCAGACGTGCCCTACGCTCACGTCAGATCCTGAGGTCCAGCAGAGTGACCGATCAGTTTGCCAGCTGCAGAGCGATGGGTTTAGACTTTAACGTGGGTTCAGGCTGCaaacagaaagtgtgtgtgcagctcttCACCAACAGTATGCTGTGTGAGATTCTTAAATTTGCAACTGCCATGAAGAAAAGCGTGCACAGTTTCTTGTGTGAAATTCTGGAGAACAACTTTCACATTCTGTACCAGGATGAGCAGCGCCAGCGCTACTTTGTTGTTTACATGTCGTCGAAAGTAAGGTGTCTCCAGAACCATCCTGCCCGACACTCAGTGGAGTTTCTTGACAGTCCCTGTAAGTTCCTCGAGTCTTTCATCATGGTGGACGGGACCGGTGATTTTCAAACCGGAAGGATGTTTGGAGAACAGAAGGGAAAGCTTGATCCAGCGGCATCTGCAAAAACCCAACAGGGAGAATCAGATCCACATCCGTATTGCAGAAAGATAGGCCTGGACCTGTGGTCGACGGATCAACGCCCCGCTGACAGAAAGCTTGATCTGACTTCCTTGACCAAGGGCGGCTTGTTTGAAATCTACAGCCATGTCAAATATCTGTGTGGAACCGTCCGTGAGACAGTTAATGACATCCTTGAGCACAATTTTGATCTAGATCTGCAAAACACTGAGTCCAATGACTCAAAGGCGATCCAGCAATGGTACTGGATCCATAAATTAGTCATGGTAAAGCCCAGCAGCTCCAGCAAATCAAAGGTATGGTTGAAAAAGCGTGTCCCACTGACTGTAAACTCACAGCTTGGTCAACAACCAACATTCAGAGACTGCCTGGAGGATccggacacagaagactcaatGTCTGATGAAGAACTGTCGGCTTTCAACGGGAATGTGGCGGATGAGAATAGCGGTTACTGTATCTGTGAGGAAATCGGACTGGACCTCATTGTTGGAACCAAACCAAAAGGAAAACCCAAACTCGATCTACGAGTGCTCACGAGGGGACTTCTCTTTGAGATACACCAGTATGCGTTGAGGAACAGCTCGCAGTACATTCCCACTCTGTACCAGATTCTGGAGTACAATTTTGATCTGAGCTCTCAGAGCCATCGCAGGGTGGAATTCGCCTGGTCCATCGCTTCTCAGGTGTTGGGCATAGCAGGTAAAGTCAGCAGGAAGGGGAATTACCTGGATGGAGCAGTGGAGTTGCCCTTTGAGTTCCCTGAATCCTCAAAGATGGTCTGCAAAGAGGAGTGTGACTACACTGAACTGGATTCTTGTGAGAACTTAGATGTCACGTTTGTCCGAGAACTGAAGCCCGTTGACATAGAAGTGGAGATACAGTAG